The nucleotide sequence gaacacacaccttcatcagtgcacatgaacacacacctgaacacacaccttcatcagtgcacatgaacacacacctgaacacacacctgaacacacacatgaacacacacctgaacacacaccttcatcagtgcacatgaacacacacctgaacacacaccttcatcagtgcacatgaacacacacctgaacacacacatgaacacacacctgaacacacaccttcatcagtgcacatgaacacacacctgaacacacacctgaacacacacatgaacacacacctgaacacactcCTTCATcagtgcacatgaacacacaccttcatcagtgcacatgaacacacacctgaacacacacctgaacacacacatgaacacacacctgaacacacacatgaacacacacctgaacacacacatgaacacacacctgaacacacaccttcatcagtgcacatgaacacacacatgaacacacacctgaacacacaccttcatcagtgcacatgaacacacaccttcatcagtgcacatgaacacacacatgaacacacacctgaacacacaccttcatcagtgcacctgaacacacacttgaacacacaccttcatgAGTCACAGCgtggctgtttgtgtgtgtgactggtgATGTTTCACTTCACAGAGTCGATCAGAGAGAAGGTgaaagagaaagggaaacaCATTGAAGGTTCGNNNNNNNNNNNNNNNNNNNNNNNNNagagacacaaaatgactacaaaagagacacaaaatgctacaaaggacacaaaatgaccaccaAGACGACTACAATGTTACTACAAAGGAGACACAAATGACTACAGAAGACAACATGACTCACCGAGACCAACAATGATCAAGACCAaacgacacaaacacaacacacaaagagacacaaaatgactataaagagacacaacatgactacaaagagaacaCAACATGacttacaaagagacacaaatgactacgaagagacacaacatgactacaaagcgacacaaaatgaccacaaagagacacaaattgactaccaaagacacaacatgactacaaagagacacacatgaCTTACAAAGAGCACACAAagtgactgcaaagagacacaaaatgatccaagagacacaacatgactacaagagTAGACACAACAGGActgcaagagacacaaaagaccacaaagaaCCAAAATACTACAGAAGTTGACTGGCAAAAGTgtacacaaaatgactacaaagagacacaaagtgaaagtatagtttaataacttaatgatatataaatatataaagtatagttttaataacttaatgatatataaatatataaagtatagtttaataacttaatgatatactaattatataaagtatatgttTAATAACTaatgatgtataaatatataaagtagtttaataacttaatgatatataattatataaagtagtttaataacttaatgatgtataaatatataaagtatagtttaataacttaatgatatataaatatataaagtagtttaataacttaatgatatataaatatataaagtagttaataACTTAAATGATTATAATTATGTAAAGTCATAGgtttaataacttaatgatTATAAATCTATTAACgtatatttttaataacttaatgatatataattatataagaCTGTTTATCAACTTAagaatgtataaatatataaatatagttttaataAACTTAatgaatgtataaatatataaagtatagttTAATAACTGTaatgatgtataaatatatacaattaagTTTCATAAACTTAATGATGTTAAATTTTCTAGCTAAAGTAGTTTAATACTTaatgattatattaattatataaagtagtttaataacttaatgatatataattatataaagtatagtttaataacttaatgatatataattatataaagtatagtttaataacttaatgatatataattatataaagtatagtttaataacttaatgatatataaatatataaagtagtttaataacttaatgatatataattatataaagtatagtttaataacttaatgatatataattatataaagtatagtttaataacttaatgatgtataattatataaagtatagtttaataacttaatgatatataattatataaagtagttaataacttaatgatatataattatataaagtatatgaatttaatgaactatatagtatagtatactaaggtatatataattataacttaaagatatataaattatatgtTTAATAACTAATTGATATATAATTCCATATACAAGTATAGTTTAATAATTAatgattatataattatattaaagtagtgtttaataacttaatgatataataattgATTAACgtattatttaaataacttAATGCATATAATATTAGTTCAAAGTTTATagttaataacattaatgatgtataaatatataaaagttagtttttaataacttaatgatatataattatataaagtatattaataacttaatgatatatttatattatataaagtatagTTAATAACAGATATTAATGTTATAGTTTAAATAATTAagtgatatattatatacaatgtTATATTCATggattatataaatatagtaaacTTTATGTAATAACTATACTGAGGTTaatacttttaaatatataaagtatagtttaataacttaatgataTATAACTTTATAAAGTATACGTTATAAATATACTGATGTTaacaatataatgtatatgttttaataactttaaatgatgtataaaatataagtatatgatatactatactTAATGATGTATAACTAATAAAGGCTATAGTTTGCCTAATTACAGAGAATTACATAGTAGTTTAATACtaattatgtataaatataagtCTAATAACCTTAATGATGTATAATACTTTTTATAAGTATAGTTTATAATAACTTAatgtatatcatattataaGTATAGTGTTAAATTAACTACAAtgatattagatattatatcAGTATCGTTTTAATAACTTAATTATAGTATAATTGATATAAAAGTATGTTTCATAACTAATGatgttacaaaatataaatatagttttttaaataacttaatGCATGTCAGTAAAATATAGTAAGTTACTTAATGATTTTTAAAGTAGTTTTCAACTTaatgatgtataaatatataaagtatagtttaataacttaatgatgtataaatatataaagtatagtttaataacttaatgatgtataaatatataaagtatagtttaataacttaatgatatataaatatataaagtatagtttaataacttaatgatgtataaatatataaagtatagtttaataacttaatgatatataaatatataaagtatagttTAATAACTTATGATGTACTAATATATAAAAGTATAGTTTAATAACTAATGATGTCTAAATATAAGTAATgtttaataacttaatgatgtataaatatattaaagtatagtttaataacttaatgatatataattatataaagtatagtttaataacttaatgatatatttaattatataaagtatagtttaataacttaatgatgtataaatatataaagtatagtttaataacttaatgatgtataaatatataaagtatagtttaataacttaatgatgtataattatataaagtatagttttgtgatactaaaataaaaaaggtggcGTCTGGCAGCTGGTCGGTCGAGGACGGAGACACAATCACACGGTGTCCAGtttctgcacatacacacacacacacacacacacacacacacacacgtacttaAATCAGTAAATGCACCCCCACTGTAACTGTATAAAGGCTGTAGTGCCCCTCCCGGCCTGCGGGGGCGCTGCAGCGCCTCGATCAGCTGTTTCCTTCTTTAACACGTGGGTTGCCGCTGAAACAGAGACAGCGGAGCAGCTGCTGGATGTGTTTGAGGGAAATGGAGGCTGTTTTCTTGAGGTTTGATTCTTTTGACTTCGAGGCTGATCGGAGGTTTCAGGACGGACTGAAGGatttaaagaaaagtaaaaacagcaGCGAGGAGAAGCTGCACGAgctgaaactcttcttctataACAGGTACACTGCTGCTTTACTACATGCATCTCTTCAGTGTTGTGCGTTATAAAACACGTCACACATGTTCCCAGTGCAGAGAATATGGTGCAGTACACATGTAGCAGTGTTTGAGTCAACGCATCACAAAGTGAAACCTGTCTGCAGGTTCGTGGAGCCCATCGACCGGCACAGCTACACACACTGGAGCTGTGCGTCTCCTCGTGGGACTGCGCGGGACTGTGACACCACAGACACCAGGACAGAACCCTCCGCGGACACGCAGCAGAAGCAGCTCTCCTTTGCAGAGGTGATGAGGCTGGTGCAGGACGGACAGGAAGTGCCCGGAGGCGCAAAGCTGGAGGTGAAACCCACCAATCAGAATCCCACTGAGTCTCAGATGGAGAGGAGACTGAAGCCCTGGGAAACATGTGGCAGTTAGAAACCTGCTTCCATCACGTTCATGATTGGAACAGCTGTCTTCACTTGCTTCTTGCTTCttctttgagtatttccattaaCGTGATGCACTATAAATCATGAATGTGTCTGCACCACATCATGTCACTCAGAGACTCAGCATGACCACACAGAGGATAAACAACTATCAAGTCTGTTGTGCAGTATTCTAGTAACTCTGCCTGGAATCAGTTCAACAAGAGCTTctgatcagctgtttgtttgtgttcttcttgtttcttctgaagctgcagagaaaATATCGCTTGTTGCCACTAAATGACCTCTTGTGGGGGAATAACGAAGCGTTCGGTTGTCACATGAACAATAACTTGAAATATAAGAAGCAGGTTTCGCAGCTCAGCTTTTATTTCCATCTGTAACTTAATTTCCTAATGCTCTAAAGTAGTAAACTACATGAACATGAAGCTTTTCTTTTGAAAAGTCTGCAGGACGTTAATCCTGAATGAgtttaataaatcaaaacaataaaacaagacaaatgtCAGAACATCAAACAggattaaaacagaaaaacaagtcGGCccataaaaagtataaaatccCACGTGCACTTTTATTCGTTGTTTCCTACATCACACTAATATTTCTctacatttcataaaaacaatcaACACTCAGCAAAACAACTACGAGAACATTCACATTTAGCTGCTGCCAGTTAAAGGCAGAGGTGAAAAAACAACCGAGTTAGCACCGTTAGCTTAGCACCGATAGCTCGTTAGCTTAGCACCGTTAGCTCAGCGCCGTTAGCTCGTTAGCTCAGCACCGTTAGCTTAGCACCGTTAGCTCGTTAGCTTAGCACCGTTAGCTCGTTAGCTCAGCACCGTCAGGACTCAAACGTCCCAACAAACACGGAGGTCAAAGTGTCGACAGTTCTCTCACTGAAGGAAGCACCAaaacctttcacaataaaacatgtgaGCTCCAAACTCAAG is from Cottoperca gobio unplaced genomic scaffold, fCotGob3.1 fCotGob3_231arrow_ctg1, whole genome shotgun sequence and encodes:
- the LOC115004968 gene encoding uncharacterized protein LOC115004968; the encoded protein is MCLREMEAVFLRFDSFDFEADRRFQDGLKDLKKSKNSSEEKLHELKLFFYNRFVEPIDRHSYTHWSCASPRGTARDCDTTDTRTEPSADTQQKQLSFAEVMRLVQDGQEVPGGAKLEVKPTNQNPTESQMERRLKPWETCGS